The DNA region TCCGCTGCCGTCAGGGATTGATGCACGTTCATTCAGTCAGTCCATAAGGTCGTCTTGGTGGCCACGCGCGCGGCCGCGCGCCTCAATGACCAAAGAGCAAATAGCTGCGGTCGACGCCGCGGCGCTCGCTGGTCTCATCGGTCCAGCCCACGGCCCGGCGATAGCTGCCCATGCTGTCCGTTTGCTTGAGCGCAACGAGGTCGATCGGCTGCGCCTGATCCGCAAAGGGCGAAACATACAGCGCATCCTCGGGACAATAGAGCTCGCAGAGGAAGCAGGTCTGGCAGTCGCCTTGCCGGGCGATTACCGGAATTCCGTCCGTCTTGTCAAACACGTTGGTGGGGCAGACGTTGACACAGATATCGCAGGACGTACAGCGCTCGCCGTCGATAACCTCGATCACTCCGCAGCCTCCGCATAGCTGGCCTCGGCATGAGGCCGGGCCGAGGTCCAGATCTCGTCGAGGCCGCCGGTCGTCACATAATGCCGCTGCCGGTTGTCCTGATCGGGGAAGTCGTCGCGGCGATGCATGCCGCGGCTTTCCTGTCGGGCGAGCGCGCTGCGGTACATCCACCGCGCGGTCGCGAGCATCGCTGCGGCCTCGCGCGCCCGCACGATCTCGGATGTGTCGGCGGCGTCCGCTTCCGACACATCGCGCCACGCCGCATCGAGACGCCCGAGCGCGCTCTGCAAGCGCGATGCCTCCCGGAAGTAGTTCAACTCGTAGGGGAAGACCTCGGCCTGAACCGCCCTCGCCAGCGCGGCCGGCGCGAATGCACGGCGCTGCCGGCTTCGAAACGCCACGGCGCCCGCGGACGACAATGTGCGCCTGGCAGCTGGTCCGATCTGAGTGGCATAGTCAGCGGCGCCCTGCCCGGCCCAGGCTCCCGACGACATCGCCCAGGCGGCATTGTGGCTGCCGCCACCGGTGAAGCCACCGCAGATCAACTCGCGCGTCGCCGCGTCGCCGGCGGCATAGAGCCCCGCCACGCTGGTGGCGCAACTGTCGTCAACGATACGAAGGCCGCCGGTCCCCCTGACGGTGCCCTCCAGCCGCAACGTCACGGGAAAGCGGTCCTTGAATGGATCGATCCCGGTGCGATCGAACGGCAGGAAGAAATTCGGCTGCGACACCCGCATATGATGCCGCACATCGTCATCCGCCTTGTCCAGCCGGGCATAGACCGGGCCCTCGAGCAGGGCACGCGCAATCGCCGATCGCCCGCCCTTCGACGCCGCGCCGGGCACCACGCTGCCGTCGTCATAGGTGAAGCTGGCCCAGCCGTAGAACAATGTCTTGGTCACCGAGCCGAACGCCGGTGAAATCGCGTAAGGGTTGGAGAACTCCATGCTGGTGAATTCGGCACCAACCTCCGCGGCCATCAGATAGCCGTCGCCGGTCAGCACGTTCGATCCGAGCGTCTTGCTGAGGAATGCACAGCCGCCGGTGGCGATCACGACCGCCTTGGCCTGCACCGTCCAGCGATCCTGCTTCTGCCGGCGCACGCCGCTGGCGCCGGCGACAGCCCCGTCATCGTCGACGAGCAGTTCAAGTGCCGGGCTGTGGTCGAGAATGGTGACGCCGGCCTGCTTGGTATGCTTGCGCATCAGGCGCATGTATTCGGGGCCCTGCAGCGAGTTGCGCTGCGACTTGCCGCGGCCGTCCACCGGATAGGGATATCCCCAATCGGCCAGCCGATTGCTATGCTGATAGGTGCTGTCGAGCACGCGCGCCATCCAGCGGCGATCCTGGAGATAGCCGCCCATCTTCTCGCGATTGGCCATCGCGGCCTCGCGCAGGGCCGGATCCGGATCAATGTACCAGACGCCCGTTCCCGCCGCGGCGGTGGCGCCCGAGGTGCCGCAAAATCCCTTGTCGACGAGCACCACCCGCGCGCCGCGCTCGGCGGCGCTGACCGCAGCCCAGGCCCCCGCGGGGCCGCCACCGATCACCAGAACGTCGGCCTCGAACGCGACCGAGCCCTCAGGCGCGGACACGCGTTCGGCGCGATGAGTTGGGTTCGGCATGATGGAAAGCTCCAGGCGGATCTGTCGCGGCGCAAGGCGCGCCACGACACATCGTTGCGCGCGCGAGCCCGCCTGGCAATTTCAGATATTTGCGGAGAGTTGGACGAAGCTTTCACCTGACTTGCCGCGCAAAGAAAATTCGTGTCGCCGCATGCCGGATGTTGCGTCATCGGCGGACAACGCGACACGAGCTTGCACGCAAGGCTCGTCGGCGGGACGGATTTTTCTTTTTGCCGCTCCGGGCCGCAACGCATTTTCCCGCGCGCAGCGTGCCGATATCTAGCGACAAGCATCATCGCAGATACGGCCGCCATGTCTCATCGTCAGCTTCACCTCAACGTCAACCTTTTGCACTCCGGCGTCTATGCGTCGGCCTGGCGACTGCCCGACAGCGACCCGCGCGCCTGTTTCGACGTCGGCCACTACCTGCGCGTCGCCCAGATCGCGGAGCGCGGCAAGCTCGATGCGATCTTCCTGGCCGACACGCCAGCCATCACCGATCGCATCGATTACCGCTCGTTCATGTCGCTGGAGCCGACCATCGTGCTGGCAACCGTCGCCGCCGCGACCAGCCATATCGGACTGATCGCGACTGCGTCGACGACCTATAACGAGCCCTACAACATCGCGCGCCGCTTCGCGACGCTGGATCTGGCGAGCGGCGGCCGCGCCGGCTGGAATGCGGTGACCACCGCCGATGCCTCAGCCAGCCGCAACTTCGGCCTTCCCACCGTGCTCGAGCACAAGGCGCGCTACGACCGGGCCAAGGAGTTCGCCGAGGTCGTCCATGCATTGTGGGACAGCTGGGAGGACGATGCCTTTGTCGGCGACAAGGAGGCGGCGCGTTTCGTCGACACGACCAAAGTCCACCCGATCGGACATCGCGGCACCCACTACAGCGTGGCCGGCCCGCTCAACGTGCCGCGCTCACCGCAGGGACGCCCCGTCACCGTTCAGGCCGGCGGATCGAGCGACGGCCGCGACCTCGCCGCCGCGCAGGCCGAAGCGGTGTTCACGCTGGCACAAACCATCGACGAAGGCGTCGCCTATGCGCGCGACCTGCGTGCCAGGGCTGCCGCGTACGGCCGCGCTGGAAGCTCCATCGTGATTCTGCCGGGGCTCGCGACCGTCATCGGCAGCACGGAAGCGGAAGCCAAGCGGCGCCAAGACGAGCTCTGGGAGCTGGTTCCGATCGAATACAGCCTCGCGCGACTGGCCGGCACGTTGCAGGTCGATCCAGCAATCCTCGATCTCGACAAGCCACTGCCCGATCCTCTGCCGCTGCCGGCCAACGCAAACCACACCATGTTTCAGGGAACGGTCAACATCGCGCGCCGCGGCAATCTCACCGTCCGTCAATTGCTGCGCGCGCTCGGTGGCGGCGTCGGCCACCGGATCATCGTCGGCACGCCCGAGCAGATTGCCGACGACATCGAGGCTTGGTTCAAGGCGGGCGCGGCCGACGGCTTCAACCTGATGCCGGACGTGTTGCCGACCGGGCTCGACGTGTTCGTCGACACCGTGGTGCCAATCCTGCAGCAACGGGGGCTGTTCCGGTACGATTACACGGGCACCACCCTGCGCGAGCATTTTGGATTGCCGCGGCCGGTCAGCCGTTTTGCTCGACAACCGGCGACCGCCACGAGCGCCTGACGCATCAGCGCGAGGCTGTTAGATGTGCCGGATTGTCACCGGCGAGTGACTGTGCACGAACGCGCGGGATGATCTCCTTCGCAAAGCGCTCCATCTCGGCCTCGAACGGCTGGAACTGCAACATGAAGAGCTCAATGCCGGCGGTATGGAAGCCCTGGATGCGAGCCGCCACCTCGTCATAGGACCCGACCAATCCCGCAGCCGTCCCGCCATTGCTGCCGACCCGCGCCGATTTCTGCATGGTCTGCATCATCACCACCTTGGGATCGGTGTTTTGCTTCTGGATCGCCTTCATCGGCGCATCCTTTTTCGAGAGATCTAACAGCCGCTGGTAGGCCGCCTCGGCCTCAGCCCGGGTCTGGCGCGCAATCACGAAGGCGGACAGCCCGAAGCGAAGTGGTGCCGTGGCTCTCGGCCGGGCGGCCACGTCGGCGATTAGGCCAGCGACGTCGTCGAGCGGCTGTCCATTGATGAACCAGACATCGCCGTGATCGGCGACCAGGGCGCGCGCCTGCTCGGATTCACCGCCGACATAGATCAATGGCCGCGGCCGGTAGAGGCTGCCGGGCCGCAACACATAGTCCCTGACATCGAAGTGCTCACCCTTGTAGGTCAGCCGCTCGCCCTGCATCAGGCGCGACACCACGGTGATCCACTCGCGACCATAGGCATAGCGGGCGTCATGCTCCGCAAAGCCGATGCCGGCCTTGTCGAGCTCGGGCCGGTTCCAGGCATTGACCAGATTGATCGCAAAGCGGCCGCGGCTGATGTTCTCGATCCCGAGCGCGAGCTTCGCCAGCACGACCGGGTGATAGAGATAAGGCTTGATGGCGGCGATGATCTCGATCCGGCTGGTCAGCGCGGCAAGTGCGGCAGCGGCGCTCCAGGCCTCGAGCTGATCAAGATCCTCCTGATGCGGATTGATGGTGTGCTGCGCGATGAGCGTGGAGTCGTAGCCGAGCCTTTCGGCCGCGATCACGATGTCGCGATTGCGTTCCCATGATGCATCATAGGGTTCCTCAGGATCCTGATAGGCAGCGCGCGAACCGTGCACCAGCGCCCAGATCCCGAAGCGAAGCGGTCGTATCGTCATGGGCGATCTCCGAATTGCGCTTTGTCGCTTTGCTTTTCACGAAGACGCGGCTGGAGATCAAGCAACGTCACATCAAAAGATTTTCCTTGCCGCGCCACGCGCGCGGACAAACCAGAAAACTCCAAATCTCGCGACAATTGAAAAACCGCTCTATTTCTGTTGGCGAAAAATCGTGGGACAGTTTGCGTCATCTGAACGATCCCAGTTCGAACGCAGTCGAATGCGCAACTGAGCAACGATCATCACTCCAGGCCGACACTCATGAACAAGCCCGTATCCGCCACTTCCCTGCAGCCGTCCGACCGCCTGGATAGCCAGTCCCCTGACATCGATGCGCTGCTGAGCCGTATCGCCGAGGGGGCAGCTCATCGCGAGCGTGAACGCATCCTGCCATTCGCCGAGGTCGATCTCATTCGCAAGGCGCGCCTAGGCGCACTGCGGCTTCCGGCGGATGTCGGCGGCGCGGGTGCGTCGATCCGCACGCTGTTCGAACTTGTGATCCGGCTCGGCGCGGCCGACGCCAACGTCGCGCATATCCTGCGCAACCATTTCAGCGTGGTCGAACGGCTGGTGCGTCGTCCCAAGGACGAGCAGCACCGGCAATGGCAGAAGGCCGTCGCCGACGGTGCGATCATCGGGCTTGCGGCCACCGAACTCGATACCCCGAAGGTCGGCAATGTCACGCCGAACACCACACTGACCGCCGACGGCGACGATTATCTGCTCAACGGCACCAAATACTACAGCACCGGCACGCTCTATTCCGACTATGTGCTGGTGCGCACGGCCGATACGACAGGCGCCAATGCGGCGGTGCTGATCCCGGTCAACCGCGAGGGTATCGAGCTGATCGACGATTGGGACGGGCTCGGCCAGCGGTTGACCGCAACCGGCACCACGCACTTCCGCAACGTGCGCGTCAAGCGCCAGGAGGCGGTGTTCGACGCCCCTGACGCCGGCTACGGCATTCCCTATTCCAACACATTCGCGCAGCTGTTCCTGACCGCGATCAACGCCGGCATCGCGCGCGCGGTGCTGCAGGACGCCGCCGAACTGGTGCGATCGCGCAAGCGGACGTTCTACTATGCACCGAACGAGATACCGGCGGACGACCCGTTGCTGCAGCAGACTGTCGGCCAGATCGCCAGCGGCGCGTTTGCGGCCGAGACCGTGGTGCTCGCGGCGGCAGAGGCCCTCGACGCCGCCACTGATGCGTTCGACGCCGGCGATGCCAGTGCCATCGACGCCGCGCAAAAGGCCGCGTTGTTGTCGGCAAAAGCCAAGATTGTCGCCGATGAGCTCGCGATCCGCAGCGGCAGCCTGCTGTTCGATGTCGGCGGAGCGTCCGCCACCAAGAAGGCGACCAATTTCGACCGCCACTGGCGCAACGCGCGGACCCTGGCCTCGCACAACCCGAACACCTTCAAGGCCCGCTCGATCGGGCAATATGAGATCAGCGGCACGCCGCTACCCGCCAAGGGCTTCTTCTGATCGGAAGCAGATCCGGCGGCGACGAGAGGGAGAGACCCGATGAGCAAGCCGGACATCCATTTGGTCGATGCGGATCACGAGATCGAGCTGCAGTTTCGGCTGGTGATGCGCCGCCTCGCCGGTGGCGTCTGCGTCATCACAGCGGGACGCGGCGATGACATCACCGGGATGACCGTCACCTCGCTGACGGCGTTGAGCGCCTCGCCGCCTCGGCTCCTGGTCAGCATCAACCGGCAGGCCTCCTCTTTTGAGCCGATCGCCCG from Bradyrhizobium sp. B124 includes:
- a CDS encoding ferredoxin family protein translates to MIEVIDGERCTSCDICVNVCPTNVFDKTDGIPVIARQGDCQTCFLCELYCPEDALYVSPFADQAQPIDLVALKQTDSMGSYRRAVGWTDETSERRGVDRSYLLFGH
- a CDS encoding FAD-binding protein; the encoded protein is MPNPTHRAERVSAPEGSVAFEADVLVIGGGPAGAWAAVSAAERGARVVLVDKGFCGTSGATAAAGTGVWYIDPDPALREAAMANREKMGGYLQDRRWMARVLDSTYQHSNRLADWGYPYPVDGRGKSQRNSLQGPEYMRLMRKHTKQAGVTILDHSPALELLVDDDGAVAGASGVRRQKQDRWTVQAKAVVIATGGCAFLSKTLGSNVLTGDGYLMAAEVGAEFTSMEFSNPYAISPAFGSVTKTLFYGWASFTYDDGSVVPGAASKGGRSAIARALLEGPVYARLDKADDDVRHHMRVSQPNFFLPFDRTGIDPFKDRFPVTLRLEGTVRGTGGLRIVDDSCATSVAGLYAAGDAATRELICGGFTGGGSHNAAWAMSSGAWAGQGAADYATQIGPAARRTLSSAGAVAFRSRQRRAFAPAALARAVQAEVFPYELNYFREASRLQSALGRLDAAWRDVSEADAADTSEIVRAREAAAMLATARWMYRSALARQESRGMHRRDDFPDQDNRQRHYVTTGGLDEIWTSARPHAEASYAEAAE
- a CDS encoding LLM class flavin-dependent oxidoreductase: MSHRQLHLNVNLLHSGVYASAWRLPDSDPRACFDVGHYLRVAQIAERGKLDAIFLADTPAITDRIDYRSFMSLEPTIVLATVAAATSHIGLIATASTTYNEPYNIARRFATLDLASGGRAGWNAVTTADASASRNFGLPTVLEHKARYDRAKEFAEVVHALWDSWEDDAFVGDKEAARFVDTTKVHPIGHRGTHYSVAGPLNVPRSPQGRPVTVQAGGSSDGRDLAAAQAEAVFTLAQTIDEGVAYARDLRARAAAYGRAGSSIVILPGLATVIGSTEAEAKRRQDELWELVPIEYSLARLAGTLQVDPAILDLDKPLPDPLPLPANANHTMFQGTVNIARRGNLTVRQLLRALGGGVGHRIIVGTPEQIADDIEAWFKAGAADGFNLMPDVLPTGLDVFVDTVVPILQQRGLFRYDYTGTTLREHFGLPRPVSRFARQPATATSA
- a CDS encoding LLM class flavin-dependent oxidoreductase; translation: MTIRPLRFGIWALVHGSRAAYQDPEEPYDASWERNRDIVIAAERLGYDSTLIAQHTINPHQEDLDQLEAWSAAAALAALTSRIEIIAAIKPYLYHPVVLAKLALGIENISRGRFAINLVNAWNRPELDKAGIGFAEHDARYAYGREWITVVSRLMQGERLTYKGEHFDVRDYVLRPGSLYRPRPLIYVGGESEQARALVADHGDVWFINGQPLDDVAGLIADVAARPRATAPLRFGLSAFVIARQTRAEAEAAYQRLLDLSKKDAPMKAIQKQNTDPKVVMMQTMQKSARVGSNGGTAAGLVGSYDEVAARIQGFHTAGIELFMLQFQPFEAEMERFAKEIIPRVRAQSLAGDNPAHLTASR
- a CDS encoding acyl-CoA dehydrogenase family protein; translated protein: MNKPVSATSLQPSDRLDSQSPDIDALLSRIAEGAAHRERERILPFAEVDLIRKARLGALRLPADVGGAGASIRTLFELVIRLGAADANVAHILRNHFSVVERLVRRPKDEQHRQWQKAVADGAIIGLAATELDTPKVGNVTPNTTLTADGDDYLLNGTKYYSTGTLYSDYVLVRTADTTGANAAVLIPVNREGIELIDDWDGLGQRLTATGTTHFRNVRVKRQEAVFDAPDAGYGIPYSNTFAQLFLTAINAGIARAVLQDAAELVRSRKRTFYYAPNEIPADDPLLQQTVGQIASGAFAAETVVLAAAEALDAATDAFDAGDASAIDAAQKAALLSAKAKIVADELAIRSGSLLFDVGGASATKKATNFDRHWRNARTLASHNPNTFKARSIGQYEISGTPLPAKGFF